A single region of the Pirellulales bacterium genome encodes:
- a CDS encoding type II secretion system F family protein: MTPVLLISIAAFIGVAALVGGVAIMFRDTTDEKVEDRLANFTSSGSPGTKKGKRDKEPTLLYEPLTDTKGFFHELLARFGNVELLFEQADTKLTPKQFCLASGVMALAGWGVSLYVGIPVAFTPLAAMFSATLPLLWLLFRRRKRMKMFATQLPDALELIARALRAGHSLAAGMALVQEEMTPPIGTEFGRCADEHAFGVPLEDAMRQMCDRMPNLDLKFFATAVILQRQTGGDLAEILDKIGYLVRERFKIWGQVQALTGEGRLSGIVLLALPPALFAVVYKLNPEYVMVLFTDPMGKKMLAGAAVMQLLGALVIRKIVNIKV; this comes from the coding sequence ATGACACCTGTACTACTCATCAGCATTGCGGCCTTTATCGGCGTGGCGGCCCTCGTCGGCGGCGTGGCGATCATGTTTCGCGACACGACCGACGAGAAGGTTGAAGACCGGCTGGCGAACTTCACGTCGAGCGGATCGCCCGGCACGAAGAAGGGCAAACGCGACAAAGAACCGACGCTGCTCTACGAGCCGTTGACCGATACGAAGGGATTCTTCCACGAGTTGCTGGCCCGTTTCGGCAACGTCGAGTTGCTCTTCGAGCAGGCCGATACCAAGCTCACACCAAAACAGTTCTGTCTTGCCTCGGGCGTCATGGCGCTGGCCGGCTGGGGCGTCTCGCTCTATGTCGGCATCCCGGTCGCCTTCACGCCGCTGGCGGCCATGTTTTCCGCGACGCTCCCTTTGCTGTGGTTGCTCTTCCGCCGCCGCAAGCGGATGAAGATGTTCGCCACGCAGCTTCCCGACGCGTTGGAATTGATCGCCCGCGCGTTGCGTGCGGGCCATAGTCTCGCGGCCGGCATGGCGCTCGTGCAGGAAGAAATGACCCCGCCGATCGGCACCGAATTTGGCCGCTGCGCCGACGAACATGCGTTCGGCGTGCCGCTCGAAGACGCTATGCGTCAGATGTGCGACCGCATGCCGAACCTCGACCTGAAGTTCTTCGCGACGGCCGTCATCCTGCAACGTCAGACGGGGGGCGACCTGGCCGAAATCCTCGACAAGATCGGCTACCTCGTTCGCGAACGATTCAAGATCTGGGGTCAGGTGCAGGCGCTCACCGGCGAAGGCCGCCTGTCGGGTATCGTGCTCCTGGCCCTGCCCCCGGCGCTGTTCGCGGTCGTGTACAAGTTGAACCCCGAATACGTGATGGTGCTCTTCACCGATCCGATGGGCAAGAAGATGCTCGCCGGCGCCGCGGTGATGCAATTGCTCGGGGCGCTCGTGATTCGCAAGATCGTCAACATCAAGGTGTGA
- a CDS encoding CpaF family protein — MPAPTVTSNRTNDRAQNAEFEELKRRIHSKLVDKLDLTRVGEMAGDTLRREIRLVIEHLCDTEDTLLNRNERERLIEEVLDETFGLGPLEFLLKDSTISDILVNGPRSVYVERRGKLEKTNVVFRDNNHLLQIIDRIVSRVGRRVDEVCPMVDARLPDGSRVNAIIPPLALDGAALSIRRFGSNPLKLEDLLNYKAFTPEMVMLLEGCIKARLNMIISGGTGSGKTTLLNTLSSFIPNHERIVTIEDAAELQLQQDHVVRLETRPANIEGKGAITATDLVRNALRMRPERIIIGECRGAETLDMLQAMNTGHEGSLTTVHANTPRDALARLETLITMTGFELPLKAMRQQIASAVDVIIQANRLQGGPRKITHISEVVGMEQDTIVMQDIYLFEQTGIDENGRAHGRFISTGIRPAFMDRLEQAGVRLPASAFRQRVMLED; from the coding sequence ATGCCTGCCCCCACCGTTACGTCGAATCGCACGAACGACCGCGCGCAGAACGCGGAGTTCGAAGAACTGAAGCGCCGCATCCACTCGAAGCTGGTCGACAAGCTCGACCTTACGCGCGTGGGTGAGATGGCGGGCGATACGCTGCGCCGCGAAATCCGCCTGGTGATCGAGCACCTGTGCGATACCGAAGACACCCTGCTCAATCGCAACGAGCGCGAGCGGCTGATCGAAGAAGTGCTCGACGAGACGTTCGGTCTCGGCCCGCTCGAGTTCCTGCTCAAGGACTCGACGATCAGCGATATCCTGGTCAACGGCCCTCGCAGCGTGTACGTCGAACGTCGGGGCAAGCTGGAGAAGACCAACGTGGTCTTCCGCGATAACAACCACTTGCTGCAGATCATCGACCGCATCGTGTCGCGGGTGGGTCGCCGCGTGGACGAAGTCTGCCCGATGGTCGACGCGCGTCTGCCCGACGGCTCCCGTGTGAACGCGATTATTCCGCCGCTGGCCCTCGACGGGGCGGCGCTGTCGATTCGCCGTTTCGGCTCGAATCCGCTCAAGCTCGAAGACCTGCTGAACTACAAGGCCTTCACGCCCGAAATGGTGATGCTGCTCGAAGGCTGCATCAAGGCCCGCTTGAACATGATCATCTCGGGGGGTACCGGCTCGGGTAAGACGACGCTGTTGAACACGCTGTCGAGCTTCATCCCGAACCACGAGCGCATCGTGACGATCGAGGACGCGGCCGAGTTGCAATTGCAGCAGGACCACGTCGTGCGGCTCGAAACGCGCCCGGCGAACATCGAAGGCAAGGGAGCCATCACGGCGACCGACCTCGTGCGCAACGCCCTGCGTATGCGTCCCGAACGCATCATCATCGGCGAATGCCGCGGCGCCGAAACCCTCGACATGCTCCAGGCCATGAACACGGGTCACGAAGGCTCGCTGACCACGGTCCACGCCAATACGCCGCGCGACGCGTTGGCCCGTCTCGAGACGTTGATCACGATGACCGGCTTCGAGCTGCCGCTCAAGGCGATGCGTCAGCAGATCGCCAGCGCCGTGGACGTCATCATTCAGGCCAACCGCCTGCAGGGTGGTCCGCGCAAGATCACGCACATCTCGGAAGTGGTCGGCATGGAGCAAGACACGATCGTGATGCAGGATATCTACTTGTTCGAGCAGACCGGCATCGACGAGAACGGCCGCGCCCATGGCCGCTTCATCTCGACCGGCATTCGACCGGCGTTCATGGACCGCCTCGAGCAGGCTGGCGTGCGTTTGCCGGCCAGCGCGTTCCGTCAGCGCGTGATGCTGGAGGACTAG
- a CDS encoding type II secretion system F family protein: MPLAVFGLFAVGVWWFLDIVAAGGSRASDRLDEYKNPALRKREENLPVKKSDKMAKVLAKNAPAFAAPLVPKNEMEQSKLKIRLANGGFRSETAASIFLGLKFAGLLGGFFFGGGIMVAATGFGQDSLYGSTIIAGICFYLPDLVLWFITKQRKDSIFFTLPDALDLLVVCVESGLGLDQAMRKVSEEMKSTARVISEEFALCNFQLQMGRSRAEALHELGVRTGVDDLRALAAILIQADKFGSSIAQALRVQSDSMRTRRRQLAEERAAKTAVKLIFPLVIFIFPGIFVVLVGPAAITMTREMFPVMSGS; encoded by the coding sequence GTGCCGCTGGCGGTCTTCGGTCTATTTGCCGTGGGCGTCTGGTGGTTTCTCGATATCGTGGCGGCCGGGGGCTCGCGCGCGTCCGACCGGCTCGACGAGTACAAGAACCCCGCGCTGCGCAAGCGCGAGGAGAATCTGCCCGTCAAGAAGTCGGACAAAATGGCCAAGGTACTGGCGAAGAACGCCCCCGCCTTCGCCGCGCCGCTCGTTCCCAAGAACGAGATGGAACAGAGCAAGCTCAAAATCCGCCTCGCCAACGGCGGCTTTCGCAGTGAAACGGCGGCCAGCATCTTCCTGGGACTCAAGTTCGCCGGGCTGCTTGGCGGGTTCTTCTTCGGTGGCGGCATCATGGTGGCCGCGACCGGGTTCGGGCAAGACTCGCTCTACGGCTCCACGATCATTGCCGGCATCTGCTTCTACCTGCCCGACCTGGTCCTGTGGTTCATCACCAAGCAACGCAAAGACAGCATCTTTTTCACGTTGCCCGACGCGCTCGACTTGCTCGTGGTGTGCGTCGAGTCGGGCCTGGGACTCGACCAGGCGATGCGCAAGGTGAGTGAAGAGATGAAGAGCACGGCGCGGGTCATCTCCGAAGAGTTCGCCCTGTGCAACTTCCAGTTGCAGATGGGACGCTCGCGCGCCGAGGCCCTCCACGAACTGGGGGTACGCACCGGGGTCGACGACCTCCGCGCCCTGGCGGCGATCCTCATTCAGGCCGACAAATTCGGCTCGAGCATCGCCCAGGCCCTGCGCGTGCAGAGCGACTCGATGCGGACCCGTCGCCGGCAGTTGGCCGAGGAACGAGCCGCCAAGACCGCCGTGAAGCTCATCTTCCCGCTGGTGATCTTCATTTTCCCCGGCATTTTCGTGGTGCTCGTCGGACCGGCAGCGATCACGATGACCCGGGAGATGTTCCCGGTTATGTCGGGAAGCTAG
- a CDS encoding GNAT family N-acetyltransferase: MPLPLATCDERVVRRYPRHIATLDGVELTVTPMVPSDWKSLEQFVHAAPDSERQFFRRDLPDSERVERWCAELDYHHVMPILAWDADRIVADATLLLDPDLWTGHVGKLRLSVHPDYRGRGVASAMLNEVTALARELGLHKLVHECGSPQTPLIEFLRRAGFEEVVRLTGFVRNRDGELHDMVMLVCDV, from the coding sequence ATGCCTCTCCCCCTCGCGACCTGCGATGAACGCGTCGTGCGCCGCTACCCGCGCCATATCGCCACGCTCGACGGAGTGGAACTAACCGTCACGCCCATGGTGCCTTCGGACTGGAAAAGCCTGGAACAGTTCGTCCACGCCGCGCCCGATTCGGAGCGGCAATTCTTCCGTCGTGACCTGCCCGACAGCGAACGTGTCGAGCGCTGGTGCGCCGAGCTCGACTACCATCACGTGATGCCCATTCTCGCTTGGGACGCCGATCGCATCGTGGCCGACGCTACGTTGTTGCTCGATCCCGATCTGTGGACGGGGCACGTGGGCAAGCTGCGCTTGAGCGTGCATCCCGACTATCGGGGACGCGGCGTGGCGAGCGCCATGTTGAACGAGGTGACCGCCCTCGCCCGCGAGTTGGGGCTGCACAAGCTGGTCCACGAATGTGGCAGCCCGCAAACGCCGCTGATCGAGTTCCTGCGCCGCGCCGGGTTCGAAGAAGTGGTGCGTCTAACGGGCTTCGTCCGCAACCGCGACGGCGAATTGCACGATATGGTGATGCTGGTGTGCGATGTGTAG
- a CDS encoding TIGR01777 family oxidoreductase produces MRVLVTGATGFIGQELVKRLDRPVVLSRSPESARAKLGDVTAIRWDAEKELPTAAALEGVDAIVHLAGEPVAEGRWNAEKKRRIRESRILGTRNLVRGLEQLTTRPRVLVSASAVGYYGSRGDEVLDENSPPASDFLADVCRDWEAESHRARDLGMRVVNPRIGIVLGKGGGAMAKMLFPFKLGLGGRLGSGNQWMPWVHVDDIVGLILFAIEHESLQGAANATGPHPVTNREFTRTLARVLHRPAIFPVPAFGLKLAIGGFGEILLTSQRAVPQALLEAGYAFKYPTLEAALRTSV; encoded by the coding sequence ATGCGAGTCTTGGTCACGGGGGCGACGGGATTCATCGGGCAGGAACTCGTCAAACGACTCGATCGGCCCGTCGTGCTCTCGCGTTCGCCCGAATCGGCACGGGCAAAGCTGGGGGATGTGACGGCCATCCGCTGGGACGCCGAAAAAGAGCTCCCCACCGCGGCCGCCTTGGAAGGCGTGGATGCCATCGTGCATCTGGCGGGCGAGCCGGTCGCCGAAGGTCGCTGGAATGCCGAGAAGAAACGACGCATCCGCGAGAGCCGTATTCTCGGCACGCGAAATCTTGTACGTGGGCTAGAGCAACTGACCACGCGGCCCCGGGTACTCGTCTCTGCGTCGGCCGTCGGCTACTACGGTTCGCGTGGCGACGAAGTGCTCGACGAAAATTCGCCGCCGGCCAGCGATTTTCTGGCCGACGTCTGTCGCGATTGGGAGGCCGAATCGCATCGTGCCCGCGACTTGGGAATGCGGGTCGTCAATCCGCGCATCGGCATCGTGCTCGGCAAAGGAGGCGGCGCGATGGCAAAAATGCTGTTCCCCTTCAAGCTCGGGTTGGGCGGGCGCCTGGGAAGCGGAAATCAGTGGATGCCCTGGGTTCACGTCGACGACATCGTCGGCCTGATCCTGTTTGCGATCGAGCACGAGAGTCTGCAAGGGGCCGCCAATGCGACCGGGCCCCATCCGGTTACGAATCGCGAGTTCACGCGCACCCTGGCGCGAGTGCTGCACCGTCCGGCGATCTTTCCCGTGCCGGCGTTTGGCTTGAAGTTGGCCATCGGCGGGTTCGGTGAAATCCTGCTCACCTCGCAGCGAGCCGTGCCGCAAGCGTTGCTCGAGGCGGGTTACGCGTTCAAGTATCCCACGCTAGAAGCGGCCCTGCGCACAAGCGTTTAA
- a CDS encoding metal ABC transporter permease: protein MRSWMLIVVTLLVWGGGIGLALAAPHEDAHQAIEHAAKPNSLSLVDHRLSWPDSADVWRVVSLRDYNTRIVLAGTMLLGVVGGVVGTFMLLRKRALAGDVVGHASLPGIATAFIVMESISPGSGKSLPGLLTGALIAGACGLASVLAIRRLTRIKEDAALAIVLSVFFGFGIVLFTVVQSIPSGGAAGLQGFIFGKAASLVAADVNLISAASLVVLVICTLLFKELSLVCFDENYAAAEGWPVTWLDLVLMSLVAAVSVIGLQSVGLLLVVAMLIIPPSAARFWTDDLRRMTLVAALLGGASAAVGALGSALFPRLAAGAVIVLAGALAFGISLLFGTKRGFLHRLLADRRLRQEVAEQHLLRGCYELLEAIQPVATAADLADRPISMMQLLDLRSWNFRRLQQVIARAEREGLVELRSRDVVTLTRAGAVEAQRVVRNHRLWELYLINYADVAPSRVDRSADRIEHVLEPEVMRKLEETLRTKYPRLSDVPPSPHAMG, encoded by the coding sequence ATGCGAAGCTGGATGTTGATCGTCGTGACGCTGCTGGTCTGGGGGGGCGGAATCGGGCTCGCGCTGGCGGCCCCGCACGAAGATGCGCACCAGGCGATCGAGCATGCGGCGAAGCCGAACTCCCTCTCGCTGGTCGACCACCGGTTGAGCTGGCCGGACTCCGCCGATGTGTGGCGGGTGGTCAGCCTGCGCGACTACAACACCCGGATCGTGTTGGCCGGCACCATGTTGCTGGGCGTCGTCGGTGGCGTCGTGGGCACGTTTATGCTGCTGCGCAAGCGAGCCCTGGCCGGGGATGTCGTGGGACATGCCTCGCTGCCCGGGATTGCCACGGCTTTCATCGTGATGGAGAGCATCTCGCCCGGCAGCGGCAAGTCGCTTCCCGGGCTGCTGACCGGCGCGCTGATCGCCGGGGCGTGCGGTCTGGCGAGCGTCCTGGCGATTCGACGTCTGACGCGGATCAAGGAAGACGCGGCGCTGGCGATCGTGTTATCGGTCTTCTTCGGCTTTGGCATCGTGCTCTTTACCGTCGTACAGAGCATTCCCTCCGGGGGCGCGGCGGGGCTGCAGGGATTCATCTTTGGCAAAGCCGCTTCGCTCGTGGCGGCGGATGTGAATCTGATCTCGGCGGCCTCGCTGGTGGTGCTCGTGATCTGCACGCTGCTTTTTAAAGAGTTGTCGCTCGTCTGCTTCGACGAGAACTATGCGGCCGCCGAAGGTTGGCCCGTCACGTGGCTCGATCTCGTACTGATGTCGCTCGTGGCGGCGGTCTCGGTCATTGGTTTGCAAAGCGTGGGCCTGCTGCTCGTGGTGGCCATGCTGATCATTCCCCCCTCGGCGGCGAGGTTCTGGACCGACGATTTGCGCCGCATGACCCTCGTCGCGGCGCTCTTGGGGGGAGCTAGTGCGGCGGTGGGCGCTCTGGGCAGTGCTTTGTTTCCCCGGTTGGCCGCGGGGGCGGTCATCGTCCTGGCCGGCGCGTTGGCGTTTGGGATCAGCCTGCTGTTTGGCACGAAGCGAGGATTTCTGCACCGCCTGCTGGCCGACCGCCGCTTGCGTCAAGAAGTCGCCGAGCAACACCTGTTGCGCGGCTGCTACGAGTTGCTCGAGGCGATTCAGCCTGTGGCCACGGCCGCGGATCTGGCGGATAGGCCGATCTCGATGATGCAATTGCTCGACTTGCGCTCGTGGAACTTCCGGCGGCTTCAGCAGGTGATCGCCCGGGCCGAACGCGAAGGATTGGTCGAGCTTCGTAGTCGAGACGTCGTGACACTGACCCGTGCCGGCGCGGTCGAGGCGCAACGCGTGGTGCGCAATCACCGACTGTGGGAACTGTACCTGATTAACTACGCCGATGTCGCACCGAGCCGGGTCGATCGTAGCGCTGATCGAATCGAACACGTGCTCGAGCCCGAGGTGATGCGCAAGCTCGAAGAGACGTTGCGCACGAAATATCCGCGGCTGAGCGATGTTCCCCCCAGTCCGCATGCGATGGGCTGA
- a CDS encoding SRPBCC family protein — protein sequence MSKTYHLQRVQLIRRPRDEVFAFFSDAANLEAITPEFLRFQILTPRPIEMRPGTLIDYRLKLGGIPFYWQTRIETFDPPYAFSDLQAKGPYRRWHHWHEFYEVPQGTISVDRVEYELPLGSLGRMARLLFVERNLDQIFEHRRRRLNELLPGVISSETPAVA from the coding sequence ATGTCGAAAACGTATCATCTCCAGCGAGTGCAATTGATTCGCCGGCCGCGCGACGAAGTGTTTGCCTTTTTCTCGGATGCGGCCAATCTGGAGGCGATCACGCCCGAGTTTCTGCGGTTTCAAATCCTCACGCCGCGGCCGATCGAAATGCGTCCCGGTACGTTGATCGACTACCGGCTCAAGCTGGGCGGAATACCTTTCTACTGGCAGACCCGCATCGAGACGTTCGACCCCCCCTACGCCTTCAGCGACTTGCAGGCCAAGGGGCCTTACCGGCGCTGGCACCACTGGCACGAGTTCTACGAGGTGCCACAGGGGACGATTTCGGTCGATCGTGTCGAGTATGAATTGCCATTGGGCTCGCTCGGCCGCATGGCACGCCTGCTGTTCGTCGAGCGCAATCTCGACCAGATCTTCGAGCACCGCCGGCGACGATTGAACGAATTGCTGCCCGGCGTGATCTCGAGCGAGACGCCTGCCGTGGCTTAG
- a CDS encoding carboxymuconolactone decarboxylase family protein, whose translation MSQQNPTDRVATVRPVEYAESTGRVREIFDDIMATKKIDFIPNMWKTLANYPPLLEETWQRLKRIMGPGRLDPLTKEMIALAVSATNGCAYCINSHTAAVKKLGLDDEALGELLSVVALFNSTNALADAYQIRPDILPPL comes from the coding sequence ATGTCGCAACAGAACCCCACCGATCGTGTCGCCACGGTTCGCCCTGTCGAATACGCCGAGTCCACCGGACGCGTGCGGGAGATCTTCGACGACATCATGGCCACCAAGAAGATCGACTTTATCCCGAACATGTGGAAGACGCTGGCCAACTATCCTCCTTTGCTCGAAGAGACCTGGCAGCGATTGAAGCGGATCATGGGTCCCGGGCGGCTCGACCCCTTGACCAAGGAGATGATCGCCCTGGCGGTCTCCGCCACGAACGGCTGCGCCTACTGCATCAATTCGCACACGGCGGCGGTCAAGAAGCTCGGTCTCGACGACGAGGCATTGGGCGAGCTGCTCTCGGTCGTGGCACTCTTCAATTCGACCAATGCGCTGGCCGATGCCTATCAGATCCGCCCCGATATTCTGCCCCCACTTTAG
- a CDS encoding PRC-barrel domain-containing protein, with protein sequence MPVRSPLGENLGKVEDLMFDVRSGRITYAILSHGGFLGFGSKLFPVPWREMNLRFDETTNYFVLDATPQFLERVPSFDREHWPDREAGWQELVEGLFPVHQGIVKSAGDKKLVMTFAGGEAEHTHTVANDAQIMRDGKPATLDDLRAGDRIKVTSEEQAGIRVVTKIEAQSEFFHGYPLEEKQIP encoded by the coding sequence ATGCCGGTGCGCAGTCCGCTCGGCGAGAATCTCGGCAAGGTCGAGGATCTGATGTTCGACGTGCGGAGCGGACGCATCACCTATGCGATCTTGTCGCACGGTGGGTTCCTGGGCTTTGGAAGCAAGCTGTTTCCGGTGCCTTGGCGTGAGATGAATCTGCGCTTCGACGAGACGACGAACTACTTCGTCCTCGATGCGACGCCGCAGTTCCTCGAACGGGTGCCCAGCTTCGATCGAGAACATTGGCCCGATCGAGAAGCGGGCTGGCAAGAGCTCGTCGAGGGGTTGTTCCCGGTTCATCAGGGCATCGTCAAATCCGCCGGCGATAAAAAACTGGTGATGACGTTCGCCGGGGGCGAGGCCGAGCACACGCATACCGTGGCGAACGATGCGCAGATCATGCGCGACGGCAAGCCCGCGACGCTCGACGATTTGCGAGCGGGCGATCGCATCAAGGTAACCAGCGAAGAGCAGGCCGGCATCCGCGTGGTGACCAAGATCGAGGCCCAGTCCGAGTTTTTCCATGGATATCCGCTCGAGGAGAAGCAGATTCCCTAG
- a CDS encoding tetratricopeptide repeat protein, which translates to MYKPLPWIIALVSAVLLGTVSSPLHAQTTSGESSWFGGNKSGATSGSSSYGLKRKSPWKRFTDGVSSTWTRGTGAVKGAFIKETGPIDETSLSNTPAKASNDLNVATARLKATNGRSAEAETIYRQVLEDDPEHLGALLGLARLMDHYGKTDEAIELYRFAVNVHPKEASAHNDLGLCYGRHRRFEEAARQLEIAVKIQPDKELYRNNLASVLVAQGRKNEALKHMLAVHSPAVAHYNVGFLLGQSGDIRGGIEEIDQALQLDPNMKEARQQRGLLLARLPGPVGEHYLVRQQQGQAQVQPQFEVARRPEPYTTSPTVNPPTAAGPMTSPMPAVMPPAATAPTEPQVPGAGNAYPPSRY; encoded by the coding sequence GTGTACAAGCCCTTGCCTTGGATCATCGCGCTCGTGAGTGCCGTGCTACTGGGCACCGTGAGCTCGCCGCTCCATGCCCAAACCACATCGGGAGAATCAAGCTGGTTCGGGGGCAACAAGTCGGGAGCGACCTCCGGCTCGTCGAGCTACGGCCTGAAACGGAAGAGCCCCTGGAAGCGTTTCACCGACGGAGTTTCCTCGACGTGGACTCGCGGCACGGGCGCCGTGAAGGGAGCTTTCATCAAAGAAACCGGCCCGATCGACGAGACCTCGCTGTCGAACACGCCGGCCAAGGCCAGCAACGACCTCAACGTCGCCACGGCGCGTCTCAAGGCCACGAACGGCCGCTCGGCCGAGGCCGAAACGATCTACCGGCAAGTGCTCGAGGACGATCCCGAGCATCTCGGAGCACTCCTGGGTCTGGCTCGCCTGATGGATCACTACGGTAAGACCGACGAGGCGATCGAGCTCTATCGCTTTGCCGTCAACGTACACCCCAAGGAGGCGTCGGCTCACAACGATCTCGGTTTGTGCTACGGTCGCCATCGCCGTTTCGAGGAAGCCGCCAGGCAGCTCGAAATCGCCGTGAAGATTCAGCCCGACAAGGAACTGTATCGCAATAACCTTGCTTCGGTTCTCGTCGCCCAGGGGCGCAAGAACGAGGCGCTCAAGCACATGCTGGCCGTGCATTCCCCGGCCGTGGCGCACTACAACGTGGGCTTTCTGCTAGGGCAGTCGGGGGATATCCGGGGGGGGATCGAGGAGATCGACCAGGCGCTGCAGCTCGATCCCAACATGAAGGAAGCACGCCAGCAACGCGGCCTCCTCTTGGCGCGGCTCCCCGGGCCGGTCGGCGAGCACTACCTGGTTCGCCAACAACAGGGACAGGCACAGGTACAGCCTCAATTCGAGGTGGCTCGTCGTCCCGAGCCCTACACCACGTCTCCGACGGTCAATCCGCCGACCGCCGCGGGGCCGATGACTTCTCCGATGCCGGCAGTCATGCCTCCGGCGGCGACTGCCCCGACCGAGCCGCAAGTTCCCGGTGCGGGCAATGCCTACCCGCCCAGCCGCTACTAA
- a CDS encoding PQQ-binding-like beta-propeller repeat protein — MYRFLASLAGALLLVSMTKLAPAEDWPRWRGPRGDGTWQAPKLPAQWPADGLKRRWRQPIGGGYAGVVASDGLVYTMDRQRKPGEAERVLAYRADNGEPVWQHAYPVAYGDLDYGNGPRAAPTIFEDRVYTLGAVGHAYCLDVRTGEVIWSKDFVRDYAAQLPEWGLAASPVVFENLVILQPGVRPDGCLVALDRATGQEVWRASTDPAGYATPILIERAGQPQLICWTPEHVIGVQPRDGKMLWSIPYKVTYGVSIATPIFAEDLVFVSGYWEGSKAIRLGQEPGNVELAWENERELRGLMSQPLYRQGYVYSLDKTLGLTCFELASGRKLWDDGNQLTPRDRNPQASLVWLGDEDRAIALNANGELVLFRLRPAGYVEESRTNIIGPTWAHPAYTERAVFARDDSELVCVELPAVDAPSSSNAGGGN; from the coding sequence ATGTACCGATTCCTGGCTTCGCTCGCTGGGGCCCTGCTACTGGTGAGCATGACTAAACTGGCGCCCGCCGAAGATTGGCCGCGGTGGCGAGGGCCGCGCGGCGACGGCACCTGGCAGGCGCCAAAACTACCCGCCCAGTGGCCTGCGGATGGCCTGAAGCGGCGCTGGCGCCAACCGATCGGAGGCGGCTACGCCGGCGTGGTGGCCAGCGACGGACTCGTCTACACGATGGATCGTCAGCGGAAGCCGGGCGAGGCCGAGCGCGTGCTTGCCTACCGTGCCGACAATGGCGAGCCCGTGTGGCAACACGCGTACCCGGTCGCCTACGGCGATCTCGACTACGGCAACGGCCCACGTGCTGCCCCCACCATCTTCGAAGATCGGGTCTACACGCTCGGCGCGGTGGGGCACGCCTATTGCCTCGACGTGCGGACGGGCGAAGTCATCTGGAGCAAGGATTTCGTCCGCGATTACGCGGCGCAACTGCCCGAATGGGGACTGGCCGCTTCCCCCGTGGTATTCGAGAACCTGGTGATCCTGCAACCAGGGGTACGACCCGATGGTTGCCTTGTCGCTCTCGATCGTGCCACGGGGCAGGAGGTGTGGCGTGCCTCGACCGATCCCGCCGGTTACGCGACACCGATTCTCATCGAACGCGCCGGCCAGCCACAATTGATCTGCTGGACGCCCGAGCACGTCATCGGCGTGCAACCGCGCGATGGCAAGATGTTGTGGAGCATTCCCTACAAGGTGACTTACGGAGTGTCGATCGCCACGCCTATCTTTGCCGAAGACCTCGTCTTCGTCAGCGGTTACTGGGAGGGCTCGAAGGCTATCCGCTTGGGCCAAGAGCCGGGCAACGTTGAGTTGGCTTGGGAGAACGAGCGCGAGCTGCGCGGACTGATGTCGCAGCCCCTTTATCGACAGGGATACGTCTATTCGCTCGACAAGACACTGGGGCTGACTTGCTTTGAACTCGCCAGTGGGCGCAAGTTGTGGGATGACGGCAATCAGCTCACGCCGCGCGACCGCAATCCTCAGGCGAGCCTCGTCTGGTTGGGGGATGAAGACCGCGCCATCGCACTGAATGCCAATGGCGAGCTCGTATTATTCCGCCTCCGGCCCGCTGGCTACGTGGAGGAATCGCGGACGAACATCATCGGCCCGACCTGGGCGCATCCGGCCTACACCGAGCGGGCTGTATTCGCGCGCGACGACAGCGAACTCGTGTGCGTCGAATTGCCCGCGGTCGATGCCCCAAGCTCGTCCAACGCTGGCGGTGGCAACTAA